From the genome of Anaerolineae bacterium, one region includes:
- the prfA gene encoding peptide chain release factor 1 has translation MFNKLKGVEERFVKLEKLLSDPEILQDRDAYQKYSREHSDLNKIIRVFRLYKHTLTDLDDSMELLRDGDSDIKDMASDEVDALTLKKEDYEDELTRLLIPTDPLDEKNVIIEIRAGTGGEEAGLFAADLFRMYNRYAENRNWKVEIMNHHTTGVGGLKEIVAMIHGKGAYSRFKYESGTHRVQRVPTTEAQGRIHTSAVTVAVLPEAEDIEVNIDPADIRVDVFRSSGPGGQSVNTTDSAVRITHLSTGLVVTCQDEKSQLKNKIKAMKVLRARLLDNITKEQDEQRSEDRKSQIGSGDRSQRIRTYNFPQGRVTDHRIGLTLYKLENILQGDIDKIIDELSTFYQSQALQHAESIEDQRQ, from the coding sequence ATGTTTAATAAATTAAAAGGGGTTGAAGAACGCTTTGTAAAGCTTGAAAAACTTTTAAGCGATCCCGAGATATTGCAGGATCGGGATGCATACCAGAAATATAGCAGGGAGCATTCTGATTTAAACAAGATTATAAGGGTTTTCAGGTTGTATAAGCATACATTGACGGATCTCGACGACAGCATGGAGCTGTTAAGGGATGGAGACTCTGATATAAAGGATATGGCCAGTGATGAGGTTGATGCCCTTACACTTAAAAAGGAAGATTATGAGGATGAGCTAACAAGGCTGCTTATTCCCACCGATCCTCTTGACGAGAAAAATGTTATCATCGAAATACGGGCAGGCACAGGCGGTGAAGAAGCGGGTCTTTTTGCGGCCGATCTTTTCAGGATGTACAACAGGTATGCTGAAAACAGAAACTGGAAAGTGGAGATCATGAACCATCACACAACAGGTGTCGGCGGTTTAAAAGAGATTGTTGCGATGATTCATGGCAAAGGGGCATACAGTCGTTTTAAATATGAAAGCGGCACTCATCGCGTTCAGCGCGTTCCAACAACAGAGGCTCAGGGAAGGATACATACATCTGCCGTTACTGTTGCGGTCCTGCCGGAAGCAGAGGATATTGAAGTTAACATTGATCCTGCTGATATTAGGGTTGATGTGTTCCGGTCGTCCGGCCCGGGAGGCCAATCGGTCAATACAACCGATTCTGCAGTACGCATTACGCATCTTTCCACCGGGTTGGTGGTTACATGTCAGGATGAGAAATCACAGCTAAAAAACAAAATCAAGGCGATGAAGGTACTCAGGGCGCGTCTTCTTGACAATATCACCAAAGAACAGGATGAACAAAGATCAGAAGATCGGAAAAGCCAGATAGGCAGTGGAGATCGGAGCCAAAGAATCAGGACTTATAACTTTCCCCAGGGAAGGGTTACTGATCACCGTATCGGGCTGACATTATACAAACTGGAAAATATTTTGCAGGGTGATATAGACAAAATAATAGACGAGCTTTCAACATTTTATCAGAGTCAGGCTTTACAGCATGCAGAATCAATTGAAGACCAGCGCCAATGA